ATCTCACACGTCAACCTCGGACCAACCGAAACCACCCAATCGCCCGTCAGTGAATCATCCGTGGCGGCGTTCACCGATTGGGCGCGCGCGTTTCAAATCATCCCGGCAACTGACCAATCCGAAAATCTGACGCACACCCGCACACAGCAAGCGGCTTGACATCGCTATGACATCGGTCTATCATAAAGTCGGAACGTTGCCAAGATGAGGATGTCATGAGCACCGAAACGACGAATTCAATGCAGACCGAATTACGCAAGTATGTGTCGCCCGAGTTCGTGTTTGGGCAAGGCGCGCTCGACATGGTTAGTCAGTACGCCGTCAACTTTGGCGCGGGCAAGGCGCTGATCGTGACCGACCCGGGCATCCGCGTGGCGGGATGGACTGGGCGCGTGGAGGCGGCGCTGCAACGCGCCGCGATTCCGTACGCGATCTTCGACGGTCTAACGAGCAATCCCAAAGACTATTGTAGAGTCCATTAAGGTTTGACCCCCAGTTGTCCAGAGATAACTGTACCCCCACCCCCATACGACTATGGGAAGTTGAGACACTGGACAATTTCTGAAGGCTGAGTGAACCTGTAATGCAGGGACGAAATGAATTCTCCAACTATCCCAAGGATCTGCGTAGTGGATTTCCCTCTTTAAGGGGTACACTTATCGCTGGACTGTTGGGGGTTGAACCTTAATGGACTTTACAACTATGAAGTGATGCAAGGCGCTGAATTTTGCCGCGCTGAAAAATGTGATCTGATCATTGCGATTGGCGGCGGTAGCCCGATGGATTGCGCCAAAAGCATCGGCATCGTCTCGTCCAACGAAAAACATATTCTTGAGTTTGAAGGCGTTGACCAAGTCGCCATCCCTGGTCTGCCCCTGATCTGCATCCCCACGACTGCCGGCTCCTCCGCCGATGTTTCCCAATTCGCGATCATTACCGACACCACGCGCCGCGTCAAAATTGCCATCATCAGCAAAACGCTCGTCCCCGATGTCGCGCTGATTGACCCGCAGACGACGACGACGATGTCGCCGGCACTGACCGCCGCGACCGGCGTGGATGCGCTCGTGCATGGCTTTGAAGCATACGTCTCGAATGCCAGTTCCCCGCTCACCGATTTGTACGCCCTGGAAGCGATCCGACTGGTGACGTGTCACCTCGCGAACGCCGTGCATCAGCCGCACGATGCGTTCGCGCGCAACCAGATGATGCTGGGCAGTCTCATGGCAGGTCTTGCTTTCTCCAACGCGAGTTTAGGATTGGTTCACAGCATGAGTCACAGTCTGGGCGGTCTCTTGGATTTGGCGCATGGCGACTCCAACGCGATCTTGCTCGAGCCAGTCGTCGCCTTCAATTTCCACGCGACACGCGAGCGCTATGTTCGCATCGGAGAAGCGATGGGCTTGACGCTACGCGGGCTTGACGCCGAGGAACAAAAGTACGCGCTACAACGTACCCTCGCCGATCTTCGTCACCGCGTAGGAATCCGCCAGACCCTGGGCGAACTGGGGGTGACGCAACGAGATCTCCCTCACTTGGCAAGCGCCGCCCATCGCGATCCGTGCCTCGCAACC
The genomic region above belongs to Chloroflexota bacterium and contains:
- a CDS encoding iron-containing alcohol dehydrogenase; the encoded protein is MSTETTNSMQTELRKYVSPEFVFGQGALDMVSQYAVNFGAGKALIVTDPGIRVAGWTGRVEAALQRAAIPYAIFDGLTSNPKDYCRVH
- a CDS encoding iron-containing alcohol dehydrogenase; translation: MQGAEFCRAEKCDLIIAIGGGSPMDCAKSIGIVSSNEKHILEFEGVDQVAIPGLPLICIPTTAGSSADVSQFAIITDTTRRVKIAIISKTLVPDVALIDPQTTTTMSPALTAATGVDALVHGFEAYVSNASSPLTDLYALEAIRLVTCHLANAVHQPHDAFARNQMMLGSLMAGLAFSNASLGLVHSMSHSLGGLLDLAHGDSNAILLEPVVAFNFHATRERYVRIGEAMGLTLRGLDAEEQKYALQRTLADLRHRVGIRQTLGELGVTQRDLPHLASAAHRDPCLATNPVQPTVAEIEKLYEQVL